CGCTCTCGCGGCGTGATCGCCTCATCCAGGTGCAGGTCGCCGTCCCGGCAGATCTCGGGTCACTCGGGGAGCAAGAGGTCTGCCGCCATCTGGCAGACCGACTCGTCGAAGCTGTGGACCTCGCCAAGGCCACGGTTGCGCGGCGAAAGGCGGCGTAGGACGTGGACCAGGCGGTCCTCATCGCCAGGTTCGCGGCCGAACGAGTCGGTCACGACGAAGGCTGAGGGCGCGCACGCGGTGCCCAGCACACGGCGCGACCGTAAGGTGTACGGAGAATATAGGCTGGCCCGCATGGCGGGAGAATCCACAGGCAGCGAACCGGACCGCACCCTACGGCTCCTGTGGCGGTCGCACTTCGGCGAGCCCGTCGGTTCCAGAGGTCCCAAGCAGCGATCGAGCGTCGACGAGGTCGTCGAGACAGCGGTGCAACTGGCCGATGTCGACGGCATCGAGGCCGTGTCGATGCGGCGCATCGCCGATCGTCTCGGGTTGAAGCCGATGTCGGTGTACACCTACGTGCCCGGCAAGGCCGAGCTCGTCGACCTCATGGTCGATCGCGTCGCCGGCGAGATGGCGCTGCCGAGCCTCGACGGCGACCTGCGCGAGCGCCTCGCCCAGATCGCGAGACAGCAATGGAACGAGTACCTGCGGCACCCGTGGCTGCTCTCGATCGACACCAGCAG
The DNA window shown above is from Agromyces cerinus and carries:
- a CDS encoding TetR/AcrR family transcriptional regulator, translated to MAGESTGSEPDRTLRLLWRSHFGEPVGSRGPKQRSSVDEVVETAVQLADVDGIEAVSMRRIADRLGLKPMSVYTYVPGKAELVDLMVDRVAGEMALPSLDGDLRERLAQIARQQWNEYLRHPWLLSIDTSRPPLGPNVSDHWEWCLRAIDGLGLSDLDMDRIVTLLLGFVTGPARAHLDAERHRAADQESAVDWWERNEPLLDEILDAERYPVSARVGQAAGAADSADPSDAFEFGLARLIDGIVDYIRVTAR